The Agrobacterium tumefaciens genomic interval CTTCCGGTCACGCTGTCCTTTTGCAATCGAAAGATGTGCGAAAGAAACGCCGCTGCTTCGGCCTGCGGGCGGGCAACTGGCAGCGTGCCATAGAGCGGAAGAGTTTCCGAGATCTATAGTCGCGCAGACTGATCCGGCGCAGATGATGGAGGTGGCGCGATGATTAGTTTCATCCTTGCACGCCTCGTTCGAGCGATCATTGTCATGATGCTGACCGTGACGTTTGTCTTCATCATTCTCAGGTTGGGTGGAGATCCAGCTCGGGCCATGTTGGGCGAGAACGCGACGCCAGAGGCGCTGGCAGCATTCCGAACAGCATGGGGCCTGGACAGATCCATTCCTGAACAGTTCCTGATCTATCTCGCCAGCGCGCTCAGAGGCGACTTCGGGGTATCGGCAGCCGACGGTCGTGAGGTATTCACCGTCATCTCCGAACGTATACCCAAGACATTGACGCTGACGATCTCAGCATTCGTGCTAAGCATACTCGTCGGTATCCCCGCGGGAATCATCGCAGCAGTCCGCCGCGACAGTGCCGCCGACAAATCCGTCATGGCAGGCGCTGTTCTCGGCTATAGCGTACCAAATTTCTTGCTCGGACTGACGCTCATCTTCGTGTTTGCCGTCTGGTTTCGTGTGCTGCCGAGCTCGGGAAGTTCCACCTGGCAGCATGCGATCCTGCCCGTTGCGACATTCGGTCTTGTCAATGCGGCTGCGATTGCGCGCTTCGCGCGTTCCGCGCTGATCGAAGTTCTGGAACAGCCCTATATCGCAGCGGCTCGCGCCGATGGTATTCCCAAGTGGGAAGTGGTTATCCGCCACGCGCTCCCGAACGCGGCGATCCCGATGGTGACCATGCTGGGTTTCGTTGCAGCTGGCTTGCTGGGGGGGTCGGCTATCGTAGAGACCGTATTCGCCTGGCCCGGGCTTGGTAGCGGTTTTGTTCGAGCAATCACGCTCAGCGATCTCAATGTCGTTCAGGCAATGATCCTTCTCTTCACGGCGTTCATGGTCACGATCAACTTGATCGTCGATGTTCTCTATGCGGTGCTGAACCCGAAAATCAGGCTTCAAAAAAATGGCTAATACGACACTCTCATTACCAAAGCGGCAATTCCTGAAATCTGCCCGCCGCATTCCGATCAGTATCTGGCTATGCCTGATCTGGATTGCGGTTGTCGTCTTCGTGGGCATCACGGCGCAATGGTTGGCACCGTTCGACTATCTGCAGCAGTCACCTCTGGCGCGATTTGCGCCGCCGGGTGCGCCGGGACATTTGCTGGGAACTGATTATCTCGGTCGTGACGTGCTCAGCAACATTCTGGTCGCTACCCAGACGTCTTTGATGATCGCTCTTGTCGGTTCTCTCATCTGCGCGTTCATCGGGACGACCCTCGGATTTCTTGCGGCACATTTCGGTGGCTGGGTCGACAATCTCATTATGGGCTTCGCAGACGCGAAGGCTTCCGTGCCCTTTATAATCTTCGCGCTTGGTGTCCTGGCGTTTCTCGGGTCAAGCCCGCTGATACTTCTTATGCTCGTTGGTGTCGCATCATTCGAGCGTTATGCGCGGCTGACGCGTGGCCTCGTCTTGAGTGCGAACCAGGAGGGATATGCGGAGGCGGCGCGCATCGTCGGCGTACCATCGCTTCGGATCTATGTGCGCCACGTCCTTCCAAACATTGCTGGACCGCTCATCGTTCAAATCACCCTGAATTTCCCGGATATCATCCTGCTCGAAAGCGGATTGAGCTTCCTTGGGCTTGGGATCCAACCGCCGGAAACGAGCCTTGGGCTGATGGTCGCAGACGGCAGAAACTATATCGCGATTGCCTGGTGGCTCATCGCGTTGCCCGGCGTTGTTATTGTTCTCACCACCCTGTCCATCAGCCTGCTCGGCGACTACTTGCGCGATCGCTTCGACGCGCGCCTGCGATAAACGAAAGGAATGAAAATGAACCCTCTCAGAATGACACCGGAGACGATCCGCTTGGGCGGCCATCGCGGCCACAGCGCCGGCGCCCCCGAAAACACGCTCGCGGCGTTTCGGAAGGCGTTTGAATTCGGCGGACGTAACGTCACATGCGAAACCGATCTCGGAATTACCCGCGATGGAGAACTTGTGCTGATTCACGACAAGACCGTCGACCGCACAACAGACGGTCACGGCATCGTTCACGACATGACCTATTCGGAGTTGTCGAAACTCGACGCAGGGAGTTGGTTCAGTTCGGAGTTTGTCGGAGAGCGTGTGCCGCTACTTAAGGACGCGCTTCAGCTCGCCCGTGAGCTTGGCATTATCTATCAGCTTGAACTGAAGATCTACGACGCGAACGACGTCTTCTTCCCAAAGTTGAGGACGCTCATCGATGAATTGGGCTGTGCGGATCTCCTCCAGTTCTCTTCCTTCGACTACGTTCAGCTGAAGGCCGTCAAGGAAGCAATTCCCGAGGTACCGACCGTTGGCCTGATGCATTCGCGCCTCATCGATCCAGCCGCCCTTGCCCGTCAGGCCAATCTCGATGCCATGAACATCGAGATCTACCATTTCGCCAGCGGTGAAGCCCGCCAACTCCACAACGAGGGATTTGCCGCTTTTTGCTACCTACCGACGGGGTACCATGAAAAACTCGCGCAGTACGGCGTGGACGTGGAAACGCAGCTCGTTCAGTGGGTTCGTGAAGGTCAGTTGGATCAGTTGCTCGGAGACGACGTCGCACAGGTCGCCAGGCTCAAGGACCGTGCAAATGGCTGATCGGGACACATCGACATCTCACGCAGGAGAAACAGCTTCGATTGTGGAAGAGATCGCGCGCAAGGCAGGCGACCTTGCCCTCGCTCATTTCCGCTCCCTATCGAGCCTGTCGGTCGAGACCAAGGGACATCTCGATCTTGTGACGAAGGCGGACAAGGAGGTCGAAACATTTCTTATCGCGCAGTTGCGGGAGGCGTTTCCCGCAGACGGCATATTTGGAGAAGAAGGGGGCGAAATCAAAGGGCGTTCAGGTCGTATCTGGGTGATCGATCCGATTGATGGGACATTCAATTTCGTCCGCGGCGGTCAGAACTGGGCAATTTCCATCGGTCTCTATGAAAACAAGCGTCCTACATTCGGGGTTATCTTCGCTCCAGTCCGAAACCTGATGTTTGTTGGAGGGAAAACGGTGGAGACGAAGCTCAACGGCATGGCGGTCAAGCCACTTCCGCCGCTCGATATGTCGCGTGCATCGACCGGGTTCAGCTACCATCCTTCGGCTTCGACAGCGGACAGGCTCGAAGTCATCCGTTATATCTCGGATGATCTCAATATCAGCTTCCGTTTCTGCGGCGCTGCGACACTCTCGATGGTCGAGGTGGCCATGGGCGAGACAGATGGCTACGTTTCATTGGGAGACTCGACGTGGGACGTTATGGCAGCGTTGCCTATTTTGAGCAATCTGGGTGTTGCGGATACGATCGACTGGGACA includes:
- a CDS encoding phosphodiesterase, with the translated sequence MNPLRMTPETIRLGGHRGHSAGAPENTLAAFRKAFEFGGRNVTCETDLGITRDGELVLIHDKTVDRTTDGHGIVHDMTYSELSKLDAGSWFSSEFVGERVPLLKDALQLARELGIIYQLELKIYDANDVFFPKLRTLIDELGCADLLQFSSFDYVQLKAVKEAIPEVPTVGLMHSRLIDPAALARQANLDAMNIEIYHFASGEARQLHNEGFAAFCYLPTGYHEKLAQYGVDVETQLVQWVREGQLDQLLGDDVAQVARLKDRANG
- a CDS encoding ABC transporter permease yields the protein MANTTLSLPKRQFLKSARRIPISIWLCLIWIAVVVFVGITAQWLAPFDYLQQSPLARFAPPGAPGHLLGTDYLGRDVLSNILVATQTSLMIALVGSLICAFIGTTLGFLAAHFGGWVDNLIMGFADAKASVPFIIFALGVLAFLGSSPLILLMLVGVASFERYARLTRGLVLSANQEGYAEAARIVGVPSLRIYVRHVLPNIAGPLIVQITLNFPDIILLESGLSFLGLGIQPPETSLGLMVADGRNYIAIAWWLIALPGVVIVLTTLSISLLGDYLRDRFDARLR
- a CDS encoding ABC transporter permease; its protein translation is MISFILARLVRAIIVMMLTVTFVFIILRLGGDPARAMLGENATPEALAAFRTAWGLDRSIPEQFLIYLASALRGDFGVSAADGREVFTVISERIPKTLTLTISAFVLSILVGIPAGIIAAVRRDSAADKSVMAGAVLGYSVPNFLLGLTLIFVFAVWFRVLPSSGSSTWQHAILPVATFGLVNAAAIARFARSALIEVLEQPYIAAARADGIPKWEVVIRHALPNAAIPMVTMLGFVAAGLLGGSAIVETVFAWPGLGSGFVRAITLSDLNVVQAMILLFTAFMVTINLIVDVLYAVLNPKIRLQKNG
- a CDS encoding inositol monophosphatase, encoding MADRDTSTSHAGETASIVEEIARKAGDLALAHFRSLSSLSVETKGHLDLVTKADKEVETFLIAQLREAFPADGIFGEEGGEIKGRSGRIWVIDPIDGTFNFVRGGQNWAISIGLYENKRPTFGVIFAPVRNLMFVGGKTVETKLNGMAVKPLPPLDMSRASTGFSYHPSASTADRLEVIRYISDDLNISFRFCGAATLSMVEVAMGETDGYVSLGDSTWDVMAALPILSNLGVADTIDWDRTDLSAKLRFACGSHDFLEKVKPLLDKVALAA